The Neobacillus sp. OS1-2 genome includes a window with the following:
- a CDS encoding MFS transporter, which translates to MNQQESAKRNLLIMWFANFFVAGSMTMVMPFISLYIESFGDFSEKYVQHWSGLTFAITFVSAFLFSPIWGRIGDRYGRKRILIFCGLGMALSIFLMGYVHSVWQLFLLRFFMGFFSGFIPMSQAFISTQTPKQIAGRVLGTLQTGSITGSLLGPMLGGILADTLGYSTTFKWTSISIFISALLVIATKEFLLEAKTGAKTHYSSKEVLKHITRNPVLLTVLLISALVQIAHFSIQPILSLFVSDLHGPVNVAFYSGIAFSAAGLGNLMMSRRWGKIADKVGYVKILVILLFLAGIFYLPGAAVTNFWQLVLIRFTLGVTIGGIIPVRIAYIRQEAPIAMQGEVLGYNTSLRFLGNIFGPMLGGFISGSFGFSAVFISTSALLIISGIILFVSMHRHPKLIKHTA; encoded by the coding sequence ATGAATCAGCAGGAAAGCGCAAAACGAAACTTACTGATTATGTGGTTTGCAAACTTCTTTGTTGCAGGAAGTATGACGATGGTTATGCCGTTCATTTCGTTGTACATTGAATCTTTTGGAGACTTTTCGGAAAAATATGTCCAGCATTGGTCAGGATTAACGTTTGCGATTACATTTGTTTCCGCCTTTCTTTTCTCACCAATATGGGGGAGAATTGGTGACCGTTATGGGAGGAAAAGGATTCTGATCTTTTGCGGTTTAGGGATGGCGTTATCGATTTTTCTAATGGGCTATGTCCATTCTGTTTGGCAACTATTTTTACTGCGATTTTTCATGGGATTCTTTTCGGGATTTATCCCAATGTCGCAAGCTTTCATTTCAACTCAAACACCGAAACAGATCGCCGGACGCGTTCTTGGTACATTGCAAACCGGCAGTATCACTGGATCGTTGTTAGGGCCGATGTTAGGCGGAATTTTGGCAGATACCCTTGGCTACTCCACTACCTTTAAGTGGACCTCCATTTCCATATTCATCTCTGCCCTGCTCGTCATCGCCACTAAAGAATTTCTGCTTGAAGCCAAAACGGGTGCCAAAACCCATTATTCAAGCAAGGAAGTATTGAAACATATTACTCGCAATCCAGTTTTGTTAACCGTGCTCCTTATTTCAGCACTTGTGCAAATTGCCCACTTTAGTATTCAACCAATTTTGTCCTTATTTGTTAGCGATTTGCACGGACCAGTAAATGTCGCCTTTTATTCTGGAATTGCTTTTTCTGCGGCAGGTCTAGGCAACCTCATGATGTCACGGAGATGGGGGAAAATTGCTGATAAGGTCGGCTATGTAAAGATATTAGTCATTCTACTTTTCTTGGCGGGCATTTTTTATCTGCCGGGTGCTGCGGTCACAAATTTTTGGCAGCTAGTGCTCATTCGGTTTACTCTTGGTGTCACGATTGGCGGGATAATCCCCGTGCGGATTGCCTATATCCGCCAGGAAGCACCGATTGCCATGCAAGGTGAGGTGCTTGGCTACAATACGAGTCTACGATTTCTTGGGAATATTTTCGGACCCATGTTGGGGGGATTTATCTCCGGTTCGTTTGGATTTTCCGCTGTCTTTATCAGCACAAGTGCGCTTTTAATCATTAGTGGGATTATCCTTTTTGTTTCCATGCACCGGCATCCAAAGTTAATAAAGCACACAGCATAA
- a CDS encoding MurR/RpiR family transcriptional regulator, producing MAQNCLGKIRSNYARLSEKEKKVADYILENPERMIHNTINEVAEDLNVADATVFRFCKRIGFKGYQAMKIALASEIMKPIQQIYEEIGENDTEKTVADKIFQSNIRTLENTLHILDEASIKKAVSLLMQANRVEFYGTGGSNAVAIDAFHKFVRTGIKAFAFIDSHFQLMSASQLCAQDVAVVISHSGTNKDTLNIIKMAKKNGAKTIGITGFPKSPICQYSDVALFTSSEETEYRSEALSSRIAQLSLIDALYVNIMVLNKEKAKHSLEKVREAISDTRM from the coding sequence ATGGCGCAGAACTGTTTGGGAAAAATACGATCCAATTATGCTCGGCTTAGTGAAAAGGAAAAAAAAGTCGCCGACTATATTTTGGAGAATCCTGAAAGAATGATTCACAATACTATTAATGAAGTAGCAGAAGACTTGAACGTCGCCGATGCTACCGTTTTTCGCTTTTGTAAGCGGATCGGCTTCAAGGGTTATCAGGCTATGAAAATTGCGCTAGCCTCCGAGATTATGAAGCCCATTCAGCAGATCTATGAAGAAATTGGTGAAAACGATACGGAAAAAACGGTCGCTGATAAGATTTTTCAATCAAATATCCGGACATTGGAAAATACCTTACACATTCTCGATGAAGCCTCCATAAAAAAAGCTGTTTCGTTGCTGATGCAAGCGAACCGGGTCGAATTTTATGGAACTGGCGGATCAAATGCTGTTGCAATAGACGCATTTCATAAGTTTGTACGGACAGGAATTAAAGCATTTGCGTTTATTGACTCCCATTTTCAACTCATGTCAGCTTCTCAGCTATGCGCCCAAGATGTAGCCGTAGTCATTTCCCATTCCGGGACAAATAAAGATACCCTAAATATAATAAAAATGGCAAAGAAAAATGGGGCAAAGACGATTGGGATTACAGGGTTTCCAAAATCGCCTATTTGCCAGTATTCGGATGTTGCACTCTTTACAAGTTCCGAAGAAACAGAATACCGTTCCGAAGCACTCTCTTCCAGGATCGCCCAGTTAAGCCTCATCGACGCACTGTATGTCAATATTATGGTGCTCAATAAAGAAAAAGCTAAACATTCACTCGAAAAAGTGAGAGAAGCCATATCAGATACGAGAATGTAG
- the gnd gene encoding phosphogluconate dehydrogenase (NAD(+)-dependent, decarboxylating), whose protein sequence is MNIGLIGLGKMGYNLALNLMDHDHHVLAFDVNKEAVKKISEEGVVGTASITELVGKLSSPKIIWMMVPSGAITEQVTEELKGLLVAGDIVIDGGNSHYKDSIRRGKELSEKGIHFFDAGTSGGMAGAREGACMMIGGDKSVFDHIEPIFRDISVDNGYLYAGQSGSGHFLKMVHNGVEYGMMQAIAEGFELLEKSDFDYDYEKVAKVWNNGSVIRSWLMELTENAFSKDPKLESIKGIMHSSGEGKWTIETALDLQTAMPVTALALMMRYRSLEEDTFTGKVVAALRNEFGGHSVENK, encoded by the coding sequence ATGAACATTGGTTTAATCGGGTTAGGAAAAATGGGCTATAATTTGGCCCTTAATTTAATGGATCATGATCATCATGTGTTAGCATTCGATGTAAATAAGGAAGCCGTTAAAAAAATTAGTGAGGAAGGCGTTGTAGGTACCGCGTCGATTACCGAACTTGTTGGAAAGCTTTCAAGTCCGAAAATCATCTGGATGATGGTTCCATCCGGTGCTATAACAGAACAAGTAACCGAAGAACTTAAGGGTTTGCTCGTTGCGGGTGATATAGTCATTGATGGAGGTAATTCCCATTATAAAGACTCTATTCGGAGAGGAAAGGAACTTTCTGAAAAGGGAATACATTTCTTTGACGCGGGTACTAGCGGTGGAATGGCAGGTGCTAGAGAAGGAGCCTGTATGATGATCGGGGGAGATAAGTCCGTTTTCGATCATATCGAGCCAATTTTCCGCGATATTAGTGTCGATAATGGCTACTTATATGCCGGCCAAAGCGGCAGTGGCCACTTCTTAAAAATGGTTCATAATGGAGTAGAATACGGAATGATGCAGGCCATTGCCGAAGGATTTGAATTATTGGAGAAAAGTGACTTTGACTATGATTATGAAAAAGTGGCAAAAGTCTGGAATAATGGCTCCGTCATTCGCTCTTGGCTGATGGAATTGACGGAAAACGCCTTTTCGAAGGATCCGAAGCTCGAGTCAATTAAAGGGATTATGCATTCGTCCGGTGAAGGTAAATGGACAATTGAAACAGCGCTTGACCTGCAAACCGCGATGCCGGTGACAGCCCTTGCCTTAATGATGAGATATCGCTCACTTGAGGAAGATACTTTCACGGGAAAAGTAGTCGCTGCATTAAGAAATGAATTTGGCGGCCATTCCGTAGAAAATAAATAA
- a CDS encoding threonine/serine exporter family protein, whose translation MTKQVETTTSEVIEVCLLAGKIMLQSGGETYRVEDTMMRIAAAFGIENTHSYVTPTGIIFSAESTGPTRTKLIRISERSTDLKKVAMVNSISRSISGGEVTLKEAWQQLKEIDSLVVTFPLKIQVAAASLASGCFMIMFKGGWNDFIPAMIAGGAGFYSFVHFHRFVPIKFFSEFLASFVIGLVSFLFVWTGIGQQLDKIIIGSVMTLVPGLLVTNAIRDLMAGHLVSGLSKGAEAFLTAFAIGTGIAVVLSFL comes from the coding sequence ATGACAAAACAAGTTGAAACAACAACATCCGAAGTGATTGAGGTTTGCTTACTTGCGGGTAAAATTATGCTTCAAAGCGGCGGGGAAACATACCGTGTGGAAGATACGATGATGCGGATTGCGGCTGCCTTCGGTATTGAAAATACCCATAGCTATGTAACGCCAACAGGGATCATCTTTTCGGCAGAAAGTACAGGGCCAACCAGGACCAAGCTTATTCGAATTTCAGAGCGTTCCACAGACCTGAAAAAGGTGGCCATGGTAAATAGTATCTCTAGGAGTATAAGTGGTGGCGAAGTTACTCTGAAAGAGGCATGGCAACAGTTAAAGGAAATTGATTCATTAGTTGTTACTTTTCCCTTAAAAATTCAAGTGGCCGCTGCCTCATTAGCAAGCGGCTGTTTCATGATTATGTTTAAGGGTGGCTGGAATGATTTTATTCCGGCAATGATCGCGGGTGGAGCGGGATTTTATAGCTTTGTCCATTTCCATCGCTTTGTCCCGATTAAGTTTTTCTCGGAATTTTTAGCATCCTTTGTCATTGGCTTAGTCTCCTTTTTATTTGTATGGACGGGGATCGGTCAGCAGTTGGATAAAATAATTATCGGTTCTGTTATGACCCTTGTACCAGGACTTTTGGTGACAAATGCGATCAGAGATTTAATGGCGGGGCATTTGGTTTCAGGTTTATCTAAGGGTGCGGAAGCATTTTTGACGGCCTTCGCTATTGGGACGGGAATTGCAGTCGTATTATCATTTTTATAA
- a CDS encoding threonine/serine exporter family protein — translation MAILGQLLTSFIATGAFGIIFNAPKETLVKCGLIGMGGWLVYFLLEGYLDDAILATLAATIFIAVISQELAKFYKTPVIIFSVSGIIPLVPGGLAYNAMRSFVENDYNTAIGLAAKVFMIAGAIAFGLVFSEVINQVIRKMNQNKARTKNPSR, via the coding sequence GTGGCGATATTGGGCCAGTTACTAACAAGCTTTATTGCAACAGGTGCTTTTGGAATTATTTTTAATGCCCCGAAAGAAACATTGGTGAAATGTGGTTTAATCGGCATGGGCGGTTGGCTGGTTTATTTTCTTCTTGAAGGCTATTTAGACGATGCCATTTTAGCAACGCTGGCAGCTACCATCTTTATCGCGGTCATTAGTCAAGAATTAGCTAAGTTTTATAAAACACCCGTCATTATTTTTAGCGTCTCAGGAATCATTCCTTTAGTGCCAGGCGGGTTAGCCTATAATGCAATGCGAAGCTTTGTTGAAAATGATTATAATACAGCCATTGGTTTAGCAGCAAAAGTGTTTATGATTGCCGGTGCAATTGCTTTTGGACTAGTCTTTTCAGAGGTTATCAATCAAGTGATTCGAAAAATGAATCAAAATAAAGCAAGAACTAAAAATCCTTCTAGATAA
- a CDS encoding amidase family protein — protein MEGFDYKRYDGMGLAELIKKKELQPKEILTEAIHTIEQQNPKLNAVINKFYQKVEKEAETIDLNGTFAGVPMLLKDIAQEIEGEKITSGSKAFQGYIAKADSEYVKQVRLTGALFVAQTNVPEFALMGITEPAFYGPTRNPWNLNHTPGGSSGGSAAAVASGMVPIAGANDGGGSIRIPGAYCGLFGLKPTRGRTPVGPNYGRLWQGASVDHILSRSVRDSAAMLDEISVFEKAAAFHIPPFHGSYLQQSQTPSGKKYKIAFSVQSPLGTEVHHECKQAVMKTAKLLESLGHHVVEVEAPVNGRNILKSYLTMYFGEVAAAITELETVLGRKAIMSDVEATTWILGLVGKATSAEAFVLSVREWDKAAIAMEQFHETYDFYLTPTTAFPPATIGELEPSKSEKLAMQVTGKLGLGGLLKKVGTVEQVAENNLKRTPFTQLANLTGQPAMTIPIHLTANGLPVGVQFMAARGREDLLFTLAGMLEQTKSWIPVQNNPFYYEKQ, from the coding sequence ATGGAAGGGTTTGATTATAAACGTTATGACGGTATGGGACTTGCGGAATTAATTAAAAAGAAAGAACTACAACCAAAGGAGATCCTGACAGAAGCAATTCATACAATTGAGCAGCAAAACCCGAAGTTGAATGCGGTCATTAATAAATTTTATCAAAAGGTAGAAAAAGAAGCGGAGACTATCGACTTAAATGGGACGTTTGCAGGTGTACCCATGCTCTTAAAGGACATTGCTCAAGAGATAGAAGGAGAAAAAATCACTTCTGGCTCGAAGGCATTTCAGGGCTACATAGCAAAGGCTGATTCTGAATATGTGAAACAGGTGCGGCTGACAGGAGCGTTGTTTGTAGCCCAAACCAATGTTCCTGAGTTTGCCTTGATGGGAATTACCGAACCTGCTTTCTATGGCCCAACCAGAAATCCCTGGAATCTAAATCATACTCCCGGTGGTTCAAGCGGTGGCTCGGCCGCGGCTGTTGCCAGCGGCATGGTGCCAATTGCCGGAGCAAATGATGGTGGTGGTTCGATACGTATACCCGGTGCCTATTGCGGACTCTTTGGATTGAAGCCAACAAGAGGCCGAACACCAGTTGGACCGAATTATGGCAGGCTATGGCAAGGAGCCTCTGTTGATCATATCTTATCTCGCTCGGTACGAGACAGTGCAGCCATGCTGGATGAAATAAGTGTATTTGAAAAAGCTGCTGCCTTCCATATACCGCCTTTTCATGGCTCATATCTTCAACAAAGCCAAACACCATCGGGAAAAAAATATAAGATTGCCTTTTCTGTTCAATCGCCGCTTGGAACAGAAGTCCATCATGAGTGTAAGCAAGCAGTGATGAAAACCGCAAAGCTCCTGGAATCGTTGGGCCATCACGTAGTGGAAGTAGAGGCACCTGTAAATGGCAGGAACATTCTTAAAAGCTATTTGACAATGTATTTTGGGGAAGTGGCTGCCGCGATAACCGAACTTGAAACAGTTCTTGGAAGAAAAGCTATCATGAGTGATGTCGAAGCAACAACGTGGATTTTAGGTTTAGTTGGAAAGGCAACATCTGCGGAAGCCTTTGTGTTAAGTGTAAGGGAATGGGATAAAGCGGCCATTGCGATGGAGCAATTTCATGAAACTTATGATTTTTATCTGACACCAACAACAGCGTTTCCCCCAGCGACAATTGGCGAGCTTGAGCCAAGTAAATCTGAAAAACTGGCCATGCAGGTGACAGGAAAGCTGGGCCTTGGTGGCCTTTTGAAAAAGGTAGGAACTGTTGAACAAGTGGCAGAGAATAATTTAAAAAGAACACCTTTTACCCAACTAGCCAATTTAACGGGGCAGCCCGCCATGACTATTCCTATTCATCTAACTGCGAATGGACTCCCGGTAGGGGTTCAATTCATGGCTGCAAGAGGGAGAGAGGATCTGTTATTTACACTAGCAGGCATGCTTGAGCAAACTAAATCTTGGATTCCGGTGCAAAACAATCCGTTTTATTATGAAAAACAGTAG
- a CDS encoding ATP-binding protein has translation MNVNEELRKKEKFALIGQMAAAIGHEIRNPLSSLKGFTQLQQERNPDGNQFYPIMIEEIDRINSIVDDLMYLGKPKGIKFESAHIEEIITYTHSITKHQAERQGIAFETTMADSIPPLECDEKRLKQVFLNLIKNAIESMPEGGKIQVLVKCVEDRKIYISIQDEGYGIAEESLPNLGEPFFTTKKDGTGLGLLVTNQIIKDHNGELKIESEIGIGTKVKVMLPIYQG, from the coding sequence ATGAATGTCAATGAAGAACTTCGTAAAAAAGAGAAGTTTGCATTAATTGGTCAAATGGCTGCGGCCATTGGGCATGAAATTCGTAATCCCCTTTCTTCATTAAAGGGTTTTACACAGCTGCAGCAGGAAAGAAATCCGGATGGGAATCAGTTTTATCCAATCATGATTGAAGAAATTGATCGGATCAATTCCATTGTTGATGATCTAATGTATCTTGGGAAACCAAAAGGAATAAAATTTGAAAGTGCCCATATTGAAGAAATAATAACCTATACACATTCAATTACAAAGCATCAGGCTGAAAGACAAGGAATCGCGTTTGAGACGACAATGGCAGATTCAATCCCTCCACTTGAATGTGATGAGAAGCGACTTAAACAGGTCTTTCTAAATTTAATCAAGAATGCCATTGAATCTATGCCTGAAGGAGGAAAGATACAGGTTCTTGTAAAATGTGTTGAGGACCGTAAAATATATATTTCCATTCAGGATGAAGGCTATGGGATTGCTGAAGAAAGCCTTCCAAATTTAGGTGAACCATTTTTTACAACAAAAAAAGATGGAACCGGTCTTGGGTTATTGGTTACCAACCAAATTATCAAGGATCATAATGGAGAGTTGAAAATAGAAAGTGAGATTGGAATAGGAACAAAGGTTAAGGTAATGTTACCAATATATCAGGGATAA
- a CDS encoding HD-GYP domain-containing protein, which produces MLPHEEQRTIKWFLSIFYIILVGYDFFYYYFLPVHVKHEEGGLPSNLWYINYIVLAIMIPVVFYINKRKKQFIIKYVFFISYLLTAFTIDIISFYGSQTTYTSGNVVEVFLIFTLPIFLNSRYFWLVSLGIITKYSLTAIILNNSYLILPIILFTVLSCMSFFLLVRFQGYVRSIKISYDNQLEGIVKGVIATLELKDPYTRGHSERVANYAVLLAKEIDKFSKEEQKSFFYSCLLHDIGKVHIPDHILMKPGKLTNEEFEIIKSHPGVGAEAVKNVEGIKDCICVIRSHHERWDGKGYPDQLKGEEIPLLARVTSIADAFDAMTSSRSYRSALPVEEAYQRIIEGKGSQFDPILVDEFIKVFPAWIEFHKNYPWTKQWEFPKEVEL; this is translated from the coding sequence ATGTTACCACATGAAGAGCAACGAACTATCAAATGGTTTCTTTCAATTTTTTATATTATTTTAGTAGGCTATGATTTCTTCTATTATTATTTTTTACCAGTACATGTTAAGCATGAGGAAGGTGGATTACCTAGTAATCTTTGGTATATCAACTATATTGTTTTAGCTATTATGATTCCAGTTGTCTTCTATATAAATAAGAGGAAAAAGCAATTTATTATTAAATACGTTTTTTTTATTAGCTATTTATTAACTGCTTTTACTATTGATATTATATCTTTTTATGGAAGTCAAACAACCTATACCAGTGGGAATGTGGTAGAAGTATTTTTGATTTTTACATTACCCATTTTCCTAAATTCAAGATACTTTTGGTTAGTGAGTTTGGGAATAATTACAAAATATTCTTTAACTGCAATTATTTTAAATAACTCCTATCTTATACTTCCGATTATATTATTTACTGTTTTATCTTGTATGTCATTCTTTTTACTAGTTCGTTTTCAAGGTTATGTCCGATCGATTAAGATTTCTTATGATAATCAGTTGGAGGGAATTGTAAAGGGAGTAATTGCTACCTTGGAACTTAAGGATCCGTACACAAGGGGACACAGTGAAAGGGTTGCCAACTACGCGGTGTTATTAGCAAAAGAAATTGATAAGTTTTCTAAAGAAGAACAAAAGTCTTTTTTTTATTCCTGTCTGTTACATGATATCGGGAAAGTTCATATTCCTGATCACATATTAATGAAACCTGGAAAGCTTACAAATGAGGAATTTGAAATAATTAAATCACATCCTGGTGTAGGCGCCGAAGCTGTTAAAAATGTTGAAGGAATCAAGGATTGTATTTGTGTCATTCGTTCCCATCATGAGCGTTGGGACGGGAAGGGATATCCTGATCAATTAAAAGGAGAAGAAATCCCTTTGCTTGCAAGAGTTACCTCCATTGCAGATGCTTTTGATGCTATGACATCATCACGTTCGTATAGATCTGCATTGCCAGTTGAAGAAGCTTATCAACGTATAATTGAAGGTAAGGGTTCCCAATTTGATCCAATCTTAGTGGATGAATTTATAAAAGTATTCCCAGCTTGGATTGAATTTCATAAAAATTATCCATGGACAAAACAATGGGAATTTCCAAAGGAGGTGGAATTATGA
- a CDS encoding molybdopterin oxidoreductase family protein, with product MQRDKFFKEIENVRHPNETLVKTHCSYCGMQCGMNLRVNTKTNKIIGVEPRYDWPVTVGKMCPKGVTAYQQTNHNDRILKPLIRDDASLKGTKEGFREATWDEAYSLIAKKFAELQGKYGKDSLSVFSGVSMTNEKCYLTGKFARVAMQTRYIDYNGRFCMSSAAGGFLRSFGVDRGSTLPWTDLHETDCLFIAGSNTAECHPTSMFRVWAVQERGGYLIVADPRETPIARRADVHLDLRPGTDLALANGILNLLIQNGYANEEFVNNHTNGFEETKELVKEFTPEYTSEITGVDPEKIIRAAEIYGKAPNAVVMFARGIEQQHKGVDNVSAYTNMALVTGKIGRPKSGVATFTGQGNGQGGREHGQKSDLLPGYRKLTNPKHVEEVCQVWGITPEEMPQPGVSAYEMFELMEEKTIRGLYLLCSNPAVSAPNLNFVRKAMKGLDFMVCADFYLSESAEFADVVLPTVTWSEDEGTVTNLEGRIIKINKAQEPLGESKPDWQIQAELAEYLGRGKYFSHLKTARDVADEFRLASKGGYADYYGATWDKIDKQDGVFWPCKDEADEGTPHMFLDKKFYHPDGKAKICALPYRPPAEEPDEKYPLRLTTGRVVYHYLSGNQTRRIQFLRDMCPEPYVEVHPETAAKYNIDHEEYVRLYTRRGEAEYKVKITEAIRKDTVFVPYHFGHDKSINLLTIAALDPMSRMPEFKACAAQIEKLEMKKVQ from the coding sequence ATGCAAAGGGATAAGTTTTTTAAAGAAATCGAAAATGTACGTCATCCAAATGAAACTCTTGTAAAAACACACTGCAGCTATTGCGGGATGCAATGTGGGATGAATTTACGTGTTAATACAAAGACAAATAAAATTATTGGTGTTGAGCCTCGTTATGACTGGCCGGTAACAGTCGGTAAAATGTGTCCGAAAGGGGTTACCGCTTACCAGCAGACGAACCATAATGATCGCATCTTAAAACCATTAATCCGTGATGATGCCTCCCTTAAAGGGACAAAAGAAGGATTCCGTGAAGCCACATGGGATGAAGCCTACAGCTTAATAGCTAAAAAGTTTGCAGAGCTTCAAGGAAAATACGGAAAAGATAGTTTATCAGTATTCAGTGGTGTATCGATGACAAATGAAAAATGTTACTTAACAGGTAAGTTCGCCCGGGTAGCCATGCAAACACGCTATATCGACTATAACGGCCGTTTCTGTATGTCAAGTGCAGCTGGTGGCTTCCTCCGTTCTTTCGGTGTAGACCGTGGATCAACACTGCCATGGACAGACCTTCATGAAACAGATTGCTTGTTTATCGCTGGTAGTAATACGGCTGAATGTCACCCAACTTCCATGTTCCGTGTTTGGGCAGTACAGGAAAGAGGCGGATACTTAATCGTTGCCGATCCTCGCGAAACTCCAATTGCAAGAAGAGCAGATGTCCACTTGGATTTAAGACCGGGAACAGACCTAGCTCTTGCAAATGGAATCTTAAATTTACTGATTCAAAACGGCTATGCCAATGAAGAATTTGTTAACAACCACACAAATGGTTTTGAGGAAACAAAAGAATTGGTGAAAGAATTTACTCCTGAATATACAAGTGAAATTACTGGCGTTGATCCTGAAAAAATTATTCGCGCCGCAGAAATTTATGGAAAGGCACCAAATGCCGTTGTCATGTTTGCCCGTGGGATCGAGCAGCAGCATAAAGGGGTCGACAATGTATCGGCTTATACCAACATGGCATTAGTCACTGGAAAAATTGGCCGTCCAAAATCAGGTGTTGCCACTTTTACCGGTCAAGGTAATGGCCAAGGCGGCCGTGAACATGGTCAGAAATCTGACTTACTGCCAGGCTATCGTAAACTAACGAATCCGAAACATGTGGAAGAAGTGTGTCAGGTTTGGGGAATTACGCCAGAAGAGATGCCACAGCCAGGTGTTTCAGCCTATGAAATGTTCGAATTGATGGAGGAAAAAACCATCCGAGGATTGTATTTACTTTGTTCAAATCCAGCAGTATCCGCACCAAACTTAAACTTCGTCCGTAAAGCAATGAAGGGCTTGGATTTCATGGTTTGTGCAGACTTCTACCTATCAGAATCAGCGGAATTTGCCGATGTCGTTCTTCCAACCGTTACATGGTCAGAAGATGAAGGAACAGTAACAAACCTAGAAGGACGGATTATTAAAATTAATAAAGCCCAAGAGCCGCTTGGCGAATCCAAGCCTGATTGGCAGATTCAAGCAGAGCTTGCAGAATACCTTGGCAGAGGAAAGTATTTCTCTCATTTGAAAACAGCAAGGGATGTTGCGGATGAATTCCGCTTAGCTTCAAAAGGCGGTTATGCCGATTACTATGGTGCTACATGGGATAAAATTGACAAGCAAGACGGAGTGTTCTGGCCTTGTAAGGATGAAGCTGACGAAGGGACACCGCATATGTTCTTGGATAAAAAGTTCTATCATCCGGATGGAAAGGCAAAAATATGTGCCCTTCCGTACCGCCCGCCGGCAGAAGAACCGGATGAAAAATATCCATTACGTTTAACAACAGGACGCGTGGTTTACCACTATTTATCTGGAAACCAAACACGCCGCATTCAATTTTTACGTGATATGTGCCCTGAGCCATATGTAGAGGTACATCCGGAAACAGCTGCTAAATACAATATTGATCATGAAGAATATGTCCGCCTTTATACACGCAGAGGCGAAGCTGAATATAAAGTGAAAATCACAGAAGCCATTCGAAAAGATACCGTATTTGTGCCATACCATTTTGGTCACGATAAATCTATTAATCTCTTAACAATTGCAGCTCTAGACCCCATGTCTCGGATGCCGGAATTCAAGGCTTGTGCCGCGCAGATTGAAAAACTAGAAATGAAGAAGGTGCAGTAA
- a CDS encoding 4Fe-4S dicluster domain-containing protein yields MKKRLYLELENCIGCRSCLAACTQCGGHEERNRNYVYDVNPLVNRQTMPLMCLHCVNPACARSCPAQAIQIHETGAVLSALVEKCIGCQNCTIACPYGIPKFDTEQNLMYKCDLCIDRTKDGIPPMCASVCPSNTLQWLTDDEIEAKQKQFNLDNGKWVTSMPYLEGETNVKVNLPGILQGVTKLF; encoded by the coding sequence ATGAAAAAGAGGCTTTATTTAGAACTTGAAAACTGTATAGGGTGCCGCTCTTGTTTGGCGGCTTGTACACAGTGCGGTGGACATGAGGAACGTAACCGTAACTATGTTTACGACGTTAACCCACTTGTTAACCGTCAAACCATGCCTCTTATGTGCCTTCACTGCGTGAATCCTGCTTGTGCACGAAGCTGTCCGGCGCAGGCCATTCAAATTCACGAAACAGGTGCTGTTCTTTCGGCACTTGTGGAAAAGTGTATCGGCTGTCAAAACTGTACGATTGCTTGTCCGTACGGTATACCGAAGTTTGATACAGAGCAAAATTTAATGTATAAGTGTGACCTCTGTATCGACCGGACAAAGGATGGCATTCCACCAATGTGTGCGAGTGTTTGTCCTTCCAATACACTTCAATGGTTAACAGATGATGAAATTGAAGCGAAACAAAAGCAATTTAATCTTGATAATGGTAAATGGGTAACAAGTATGCCTTATTTAGAAGGCGAAACTAACGTTAAAGTGAATCTCCCTGGAATCCTGCAGGGTGTCACAAAATTGTTCTAG